One part of the Lachnospiraceae bacterium JLR.KK002 genome encodes these proteins:
- a CDS encoding TnpV protein, translated as MEKSLFEQLGGTYHEENGYLIPDLRLPAEEEQPIGAWGQRHLDYLKQYCKVTYTNLLTSGKLNTYLADIDRQAQECFERLIEDMKQTQVITEQLKAENTLEWVGQLGNIRVCAREIVNKEIIFA; from the coding sequence ATGGAAAAATCATTATTTGAACAGTTAGGCGGTACATATCACGAAGAAAATGGGTATCTTATTCCAGATTTACGATTGCCCGCCGAAGAAGAACAGCCGATAGGCGCATGGGGACAGCGGCATCTGGACTATCTGAAGCAATATTGCAAAGTTACATACACCAATCTTCTCACAAGCGGCAAACTTAACACTTATCTTGCCGACATTGACAGACAGGCGCAGGAATGCTTTGAAAGACTCATTGAGGACATGAAACAGACACAAGTCATAACGGAACAACTAAAGGCTGAAAATACCTTAGAATGGGTAGGACAGTTAGGCAACATAAGAGTTTGTGCAAGGGAGATTGTAAATAAGGAAATCATTTTTGCATAA